Proteins encoded within one genomic window of Cucumis sativus cultivar 9930 chromosome 3, Cucumber_9930_V3, whole genome shotgun sequence:
- the LOC101223130 gene encoding mannose-6-phosphate isomerase 1, producing the protein MESDALPTKKQSNVFQLKCSVQTYDWGIRGQDSLVARLFALNSGSLIDPDKPYAEFWMGTHDSGPSFLIPPAVENGGRIDSYSTSLKSWVLENPNVLGDKVVQKWGSDIPFLFKVLSVAKPLSIQAHPDKELAKELHILHPKVYRDANHKPEMALAITDFEALCGFISLEELKDVLHTVPESVEMIGTAATNRLLLLDDEDEEEDLKSALRLAFTRLMSAPTLLISKVISELTRRLHSESEVRQLTAKEVLVLNLEKQYPDDVGVIAAFFLNYVKLSPGEALYLGANEPHAYIKGECIECMATSDNVVRAGLTPKFRDVQTLCAMLTYKQGFPEILQGVPVNPYITKYVPPFDEFEVDRCALPMGTSVLFPASPGPSIFLVAGGKGMMLLNEESLKSDVISEGDVLFVPAETEINLTSEVELLIFRTGVNNKFFDTFMNGK; encoded by the exons ATGGAGTCTGACGCTCTTCCCACCAAGAAACAGAGCAATGTATTCCAATTGAAGTGCTCTGTTCAGACTTACGATTGGGGAATCAGAGGCCAAGATTCTCTTGTTGCTAGGCTCTTCGCTTTGAACTCTGGATCCCTTATCGATCCTGATAAACCCTACGCTGAATTCTGGATGGGAACCCACGATTCCGGACCCTCCTTCTTAATTCCTCCTGCTGTTGAGAATGGCGGCCGGATTGACTCCTATTCAACTTCTTTGAAGTCATGGGTGTTGGAAAATCCCAATGTTCTCGGTGATAAGGTCGTTCAGAAATGGGGTTCCGATATCCCCTTTCTGTTCAAG GTTCTTTCTGTGGCAAAACCATTGTCGATTCAGGCTCATCCTGATAAGGAATTGGCCAAAGAACTTCATATCTTGCACCCTAAAGTTTATAGAGATGCAAATCACAAACCTGAAATGGCTCTCGCCATTACTGATTTTGAGGCTTTGTGTGGATTCATCAGTCTCGAG GAGTTGAAAGATGTTCTTCATACTGTTCCTGAGAGTGTAGAAATGATTGGCACTGCAGCCACAAACAGACTATTGTTGTTAGATGACGAAGACGAGGAAGAAGATCTCAAGTCTGCTCTAAGGTTGGCTTTCACCCGGTTGATGTCGGCTCCCACATTGTTGATATCAAAAGTGATATCAGAATTGACAAGGCGACTGCACTCTGAAAGTGAG GTGAGGCAATTAACAGCCAAGgaagttttggttttaaatcttgaaaagcAATATCCAGATGACGTGGGCGTTATAGCAgcctttttcttaaattatgtGAAGCTTAGTCCTGGAGAAGCTCTATACCTTGGGGCAAATGAGCCTCATGCATATATAAAGGGTGAGTGTATCGAGTGCATGGCGACATCTGATAACGTTGTTCGGGCTGGTCTAACTCCCAAGTTTCGTGATGTTCAAACTCTCTGTGCCATGCTCACTTACAAACAG GGATTTCCTGAAATCCTCCAAGGAGTGCCCGTGAATCCATACATAACGAAGTATGTTCCACCATTTGACGAATTTGAGGTAGATCGTTGTGCTCTTCCCATGGGGACATCTGTCTTATTTCCAGCGAGCCCCGGACCGTCGATATTTCTGGTTGCCGGAGGAAAGGGGATGATGTTGCTGAATGAAGAATCACTTAAAAGCGATGTAATTAGTGAAGGAGACGTCCTCTTCGTACCTGCTGAAACTGAGATTAATCTAACAAGTGAAGTTGAGTTGCTCATTTTTAGAACAGGAGTAAACAACAAGTTCTTTGACACATTCATGAATGGTAAATAA